In the Candidatus Thermoplasmatota archaeon genome, one interval contains:
- a CDS encoding M48 family metallopeptidase, with amino-acid sequence EERFRQLMKMKVWARNKLKENPHRFRPERQKEYKDGDILKVGDEEYTLKIEFKDKKSSSARIMGNKIQLLISNNLSKEKQNDHIATLISRCIASKRLPKLQEKIEELNKKHFNQKINKIFFKHNKSNWGSCSTAGNINISTRLLFAPDDVLEYVCIHELAHLIEHNHSKRFWVLVEEAVPNYKEKRRWLKENEDKCRF; translated from the coding sequence GAGAGGAGCGTTTTAGACAGTTGATGAAGATGAAAGTTTGGGCGAGAAACAAACTGAAGGAAAACCCCCATAGATTCAGACCAGAGAGACAAAAAGAATACAAGGATGGAGATATACTAAAAGTCGGTGATGAGGAATATACACTCAAGATAGAATTCAAAGATAAGAAGAGTAGTTCAGCAAGAATAATGGGTAATAAGATTCAACTCTTGATATCAAACAATCTTTCAAAAGAAAAGCAGAATGATCATATAGCCACGCTTATCAGTAGATGTATTGCTAGTAAAAGGCTGCCGAAACTCCAAGAGAAGATCGAGGAATTAAACAAGAAGCATTTCAACCAGAAAATAAATAAGATATTCTTTAAACATAATAAGTCAAACTGGGGAAGCTGTTCTACAGCAGGTAACATCAATATTTCAACGAGACTGCTCTTCGCTCCAGATGACGTGTTGGAATATGTATGCATACATGAGCTGGCTCACCTGATTGAACACAATCATTCTAAAAGGTTTTGGGTATTAGTTGAAGAAGCAGTGCCCAATTATAAAGAGAAAAGAAGATGGCTAAAAGAAAATGAAGACAAGTGCAGGTTTTAG